ACAGAGGTGAGAAGCTTCTTTCCTCCACATGTTCAGAACCTCCACACATGAACCttctgtgttcagctgtgtggagtCAAAGTGACTGTCTgtaatctgtgtgtctgtctgtaatctgtctgtctgtctgtctgtctgtctgtctgtctgtctgtctgtaatctgtctgtctgcctgtctgtgtctgtctgtctgtaatctgtctgtctgtctgtaatctgtgtctgtctgtctgtctgtcatctgtctgtctgtaatctgtgtgtctgtctgtctgtctgtctgtcatctgtctgtctgtaatctgtcatctgtctgtctgtctgtctgtctgtctgtctgtcatgtgtctgtctgtcagagtttGTCTCTCTTCAGGAAGGTGATGGACTCCGTCGGCTGGCTGCTCAGAGCTCACGCTCAGCTCACTGCACAGGGTCAGTCACCTTCACTGCTCATTGATCTCTTTATAGACTCGCTCGCTGATTAGTTTATCGATTGACTTCCTGGTCTTTTAAgagaaacatacagtatgtctgtctTGAACAAAGGTCAGCACgacagctgtctgtctgcctgtctctctctctctctctctctccctctctctctctctctctctctctccctctctgcagttCTCAGCTCGGTCCACTACGAGCAGATCCAGATGTGCGATgctgtcactgtgtctctgctctgcgtCCAGCTGTGGATTCAAACCTGCACATCCAGCAGGtaacacacgcgcgcgcacacacacacacacacacgcagagcctGCCTTCAAACAAACTTCCCGCCAAAGCTAATTTCATCGTATTGGCGTTCTGTTCTTTCTGGAGCTCCTTCAGACGCTCTCAGCCTCCTGCAGCGTGAAGGAGTCGCTCATTAATCTGCCGTCACTTTAGTTTCCTCAGCTTCAGGCAGCTCATAGGACGCCGTTTATTTTAAACATCTGTATTGTTTCAGGGGCCCAGacctcatttctctctctctgcagggacTTCCTGTCTGGGCTGAGCGACGactctgtcctgttgctgctcAATGAGGCCGTCGGCCATTTAGCTGTCAGCTCTGACTCTGCGGTGGGCGGGGCCTCCGTCAGACTGATCCTCCTCATGGCCAGCCAGCAGGAGCTGCGGgtccatcccctcctcctccatttcagaggtcagaggtcacacacagtGATGTATTTCTGTTATTGTGCCTCTGCATCATCAGTGAGTACTGGGTCAAATGTactgaaaggtcagaggtcacactgcctgacctctgtctgcaggtctgGACAGCCTATTGGACAAAGACTGGAGGGGGCGGGGCTTTGACCAGGAAGTCAACCAGCTGATTGCACTCATCCGATCTGACAAAGGCACAGGGAAACAGTCTgaggtctgtctgtctacctgtctgtccgcctgtctgtctgcctgtctgcccacctgtctgtccgcctgtctgtccacctgtctgtccgcctgtctgcccacctgtctgtccacctgtctgtctacctgtctgtccacctgtctgtctacctgtctgtctgcctgtctgtctacctgtctgtccacctgtctgtctgcctgtctgtccacctgtctgcccacctgtctgtctgcctgtctgtccacctgtctgtctacctgtctgtctgcctgtctgtctacctgtctgtccacctgtctgtctgcctgtctgtccacctgtctgtctacctgtctgccCACCTGTCTGTGAgactcctcactcctcctgcgttgtgttttgcagacacacatgatCTCGTCTGTCTTATAGTGTGAAGAAATGATGAGGACAGTTTCAGAGGACATCACGTGGCGCTCACCTCTCACACACCGCCATCAAATATCCAAATTCAGCTGTAAATACTCAAAATAAAAGAGGCTGATGCCACAAATGTTTGGACATATTTTGagcagaaatacacagaaaagaaggaagaaacGAAGAAGAATCTTTTATTATTCATAAGAATCCTCCACGATGGCAGGCCTGCATTGATTTTCAGATCAGGGGCTGGAGGATGGAGGAATCTGGAgcgctgacctctgacctctgacccctcctgtctgtgtgtgtgtaggcgtctgctgagtgtgtgcaggCAGCGTGTGTGATCCAGGCGGCGTGGAGGTCGTATCAGACCAGACGAAGAGTGAGGAGCCTCAACAGAGCAGtcagcacactgcagaggagaTACAggtgcctgtctgtctgtctgcctgtctgtctgtctgcctgtctgtctgtctgtctgtctgtctgtgtcaaacGTCAAGTGTCAAGAGTCAAGtaaaaagtatgtgtgtgtgtgtgtgtgtgtgtgtgtgtgtgttagggccCGGAGgaggcggcagcagcagcagaaggaggcACAGCAATgggaagaggagctgaagtATCAGGTGAGTATTAATACTGCAGTCTGAGTACTCCAAGTGTCGtaactgtgttttaatgtgcgtgcatgtgtgtgttttaggtgtgtgtgaggcGTCAACAGGCGAGGAGGGAATTCCACCAGAAACAAAGACAACTGCTGCAGCGACTTCCTCCCggtacacgcacgcacgcgcacacacacacacacacacacacacacacacacacacacacacacacacacacactttctattACTGCATATTTCAATTGAGAAACTGgcaaatgtgtgtgtagctcAAGGACAAGTGATACCAGCTACTGATGAGCTGAGAGTGAttgaagaaatgtgtgtgtgtgtgcatgtgtgcgtgtgtgtgtgcgagttcAGACCAGGTGCAGTCGTACCTGCAGGAGTGTGAGCGTCGTGCCGCTGTGGTGATCCAGAGCTTCTGGAGAGGCTTCAGGGAGAGACGACGCTacaacacacaccgacacacactgaggcggacacacacacagcagcaggccgCCAGGACGCTGCAGAGAgcggtacacacacacacacacacacacacacacacacacacacacagaatcacatgttttcagctgactgACGTTTGTGGCTCCTCCCTCTTTCAGGTGCGTCGCTTCCTGCAAAAACGACGCGTGGCGAAGGCCCCGCCCACCTCACCTTTCTGGATTGGTCAGAATGGTTTGACGGACAGCCGAAGGGTGGGGCTAAAGAGACAGGTGGAGGAGTACGTCTCTCTACATCCTGTAAGACTCGATTAACTCTCAATGCTTCAATGAATCTTATTTCTACAACATGTCAACAACCATCAGCTGTCTTTCACACACTACCCatgatgcttgtgtgtgtgtgtgtgcgtgtgtgtgtgtgtgtctgtgtgtctgtgtgtctgtgtagtcGTCCCGTGTGTCTCGTCAGGAGTGCGAGCGTCTCCATGAGgaggtgcagctgctgctgttgtcggagctgcagagaggagatgatcagaggagggaggaggagcggatGGAGACTCtgctggctcacacacacacaaagctggagctgctccgaggtctcacacacacacacacacacacacacacacacacacacactcagtgacagTCCACTTGAATGAAGTGAGGAAACGTGGACAAAGAGCCTCCTGCAGACCTTCTGTTGGCTCCTCTTGAGATGCAGCTTGGACACTTTACTCACACTGTAACCTTCTCCCCACAGAAGCCCCGCCCCTCTCTGTCGTCACGGAGACAGACGCCGAGTCCTTCCTGAGCCCCTCGGGTCCCATCGCCGCTCGCGCCTGCGACGcccacaatgcaatgctgcaggtgagcaggcTGCCCTGGTGGAGGACTCTGGGAGAGACGGCTGGCGACGACGCGTTTAGCCCCGCCCACCCGCAGGAGCTGGAGGCGGAGCTCGGAGGACTGTTTGTGGCGGGGTCAGCGGGGGGACGGACTGAACCTTTAACCTGAAGACTGTTGTAAACTGATGAACCTGTTCAGCTGCACATGAGTGATGAAGAGGCGCTTTAATAAAGACAAACATCATGTTCACTGTCCGTCATTCACTGCTTCACATCCACCCTTTACCTCCAACTAACCAACCGTCCATCCCTGCTGATCGTTCAGAGGACAGCCTCTGAGAGGACACCTGTCCCACGTCCAGACAAACACCTGTTTCCTCAGTGCACCTGGCTCCCATCACATGCTTCTGTTTACTTTCTCTCAGCttcatttcccagaatgcatttcagaGACTTCAGAGAGGCAGCGTGGTGAAGACGCATcgtggacagagacagacaaagagtcAACAGTCTGCAGGTGACGCTCGTCCAGGTactgatggaaacacacctCACGCCTCATAACTTACAGTGAGCTCCGTGAACACCAGGGGGCGCTGCACTGTCACTACAGCAGCATGCTGGGAAGtgatggggaggagggggcgcttgtttttctcctcagtgcAGCCTCTTTGGAAACAGTTGATGCCCGTTGGAATGACTCCGTCAGCACATCCTGCTCGCTGACTCGTTCACTCTGTAATATTTTACCAGAAATGTTTCTCACAACATTAAATTTGGCTCCACCCATGAAACAGAAAGATGatttgaatgagtgagtgagtgaatgaatgaatgaatgaatgaatgatggcttTTAACTcccacagagggaaacagagttTCTGgtgacacaacacaacacgTGCTGTGATGTCCGATGGCTCGGCCTGCAGAGCTGTGGATCAATCACACCCATTGATTATTGATCTGAGCCGCAGGCCAGTAGAGCTTCAGCAGATGTTACATAagcacctgtctgtctgtctgtctgtctgtctgtctgtctgtcagagggaAACAGCCTTAAGAGCATCGCTGGAGTCGAGCAGGTaggagctgtcagtgtgtgtcagtgactgTGAAGTACTGCACCTGACGACAGCGTcaaagtacttgtacttcacatTTTGTGCTACTTCAGACTTTCTGCTGCGTCACATGAAGCGAGCTCCACTTCGACGAGCCGGACATTAAAAGTCAGCGCACACGGTAATGCATCAGTGATCCAACAGGACATGCAGCTCCGTTAGAGGAGGTGCGCTGTTAAAGGAGCAGCTCTGTTAAAGGAGGTGCGCTGTCAAAGGAGCAGCTCCGTCGAAGGAGCAGCTCCGTTCAAGGAGCTCTGTTAAGGGAGGTGCTCTGTCAAAGGAGCAGCTCCGTCAAAGGAGCAGCTCCATCGAAGGAGCAGCTCCGTTCAAGGAGCTCTGTTAAGGGAGGTGCTCTGTCAAAGGAGCAGCTCTGTCAAAGGAGCTCCGTTAAAGGAGCTCCGTTAAGGGAGGTGCGCTGTTAAAGGAGCAGCTCCGTTAAAGGAGGTGCGCTGTTAAAGGAGCAGCTCTGTTAAAGGAGGTGCTCTGTTAAAGGAGGTGCTCTGTTgccctgaagctgctctgcactctGCTGTCAGTACCTCTGTACTTTTACCCATGTAGCACACGTTTATTACAGGATTTCTACttgtaatgcagtatttttatgttATCAGGGTTCAGTGAAAGTTCAAAGTACTTTGCAGCTAGTTAGCATGTTTTTGTGAGCAGGTTCAGATTTCACTCCTCACTTGGGAAACAGAAGCTGGAGCTTTCGATCGggtcacatgatcttcatcttTAGTCGACGTCATGTCTTTGTTCCTGTCTCACACCATTCAGATTGTTTTCTCGGTATTTAAACGCTGTTTTTACGATGTTATCCGCTGTGCGATCGATGACTGCTCTGTcgcactttgtgaaactgtaaaATCACAATCTGCAGACgtgtagtgcagtaaaaagtgcagtatttacCTCTGTGATGTTTTGGAGAAGTATAAAGCTGAATACaacagaaatactcaagtaaagtacaaatacgTCAAAGTTCTCCAGCAGTACATGAGTAAATGTCCTGTTCCATCCCAGCGCTGGCCTCTCCTCTGGACGTCTGTCATTACAGAgtttttttcctgcctctgttTGAGTAAACTTTATTAGCACGTTGAGCAGAGGACGAGTGGACCTGAAGGGGTTAACAATCAGGAatgtggaggaaggaggaggagaagctttTTCACTTCAGTCCTCCTTTTacctcctctcactttctccacCTTCACTCCTGCTCAGAGTTCCTCCTTCATCCCGCcgctccatcctcctcctcgtcaGGGCGGCTCGGCTCTCGCATCCTTCCGTCCGGTCGTCGGTCTCGGAGGAGATGCCGGGGACTCTTCCCAGGTTTCCCACCATGCTCAGCTCCCTGCCCAGAGGCATCAGCCCCCCCAGTTTACCCAGAGGCATCACCATGCCCAGTCTGCCCAGTTTACCCAGCATGCCCCGCGGCGTGACCATACCCAGCCTGCCCAGGGGGATGTCTCTTCCGAGGCCCCTCGCCATGTCGACCGTGTCCCAGGCTCCTCGCAGGCTGCTGCAGGACTGCTGCTCCGTGTTGGACCATCAGACACCTGGAGGTAACAGATACTGCTGATACTGCAGtagtactactgctactgcaGTAGTACTGCTGCTCATCCCTCTTTGTGTCGCTCTGTTCAAACAAAGCTAAAACGAGCTTCGAGCTCGAAGCCTCGAAGCCCGGGTGGAGGCTGGTGGATGTTGATTGTTGATTGATGTGATGATCCACCGACACGTCACGCGAGATGAAGCGCCGCTTCACGGCGTCCATCAGCCTCCAGACCGAAACACTGACGTTCACCTCCGGCTTCACTTCAGATGTCAGGAAGTAGAAACACTTTACGCTGTTTTCTCCGCTCGTCAAATGACTTTTATTCAACTATCTCTGCGTGAAAATATCCAAATCAAGCTTGAATTTATTCTGATGTGTTTCATGAAGGTCACGGAGGTGTTCAATTATTCATCAAAGACGACGAAAAGAGCTCGAACAAGCACCGAAAATCAAAGAATTGCAGCAGAATCTGAATGGTTTTGGATTTCGTCTGTTTGTGGACAgaaatctgctttttaaaagaCGTTTCACTGGATCACAGAACGTTCCTGCCTTTGATGTGAAGACGATGAACTTCATCTCAGTCGTTTATGATGGATTTCACACGAATCAGCTCTGGTTTGGACCTTAAAACGAAAAACTAACTGAATCACTGAAGAGGGTACTTTTACTGCATTAGTACTACTAAAGCTGCGTTTTCAGCTTCAGTTCTGCagatttctgtttctgctggaaTGATAAATAAATCCAGAGCAGATTATCGAgcgctgagctgctgcacatgGCCcggatctcacacacacacacacacacacacacacagtgtgtgtgtgtgtgtgtgtgtgtgtgtgtgtgtgtgtgtgtgagctggtgaGAATATGAAGTATTCAGTAAGTACTTTA
The sequence above is a segment of the Chaetodon auriga isolate fChaAug3 chromosome 23, fChaAug3.hap1, whole genome shotgun sequence genome. Coding sequences within it:
- the iqcb1 gene encoding IQ calmodulin-binding motif-containing protein 1, whose amino-acid sequence is MKMEPMEEDAVVSELKRQLEDEELNLEQRVSLLNNGLNKALNMTAVQTDGRVVARVKSQLYLSGVLSHCILVLSLDPRKLRGIWSAAATLAQLTSSCCVGVEPGKHSEAFHRLFLPSVMDGLLSLAGQLMRRTESLSLFRKVMDSVGWLLRAHAQLTAQVLSSVHYEQIQMCDAVTVSLLCVQLWIQTCTSSRDFLSGLSDDSVLLLLNEAVGHLAVSSDSAVGGASVRLILLMASQQELRVHPLLLHFRGLDSLLDKDWRGRGFDQEVNQLIALIRSDKGTGKQSEGPEEAAAAAEGGTAMGRGAEVSGVCEASTGEEGIPPETKTTAAATSSRPGAVVPAGV